A window of Hyperolius riggenbachi isolate aHypRig1 chromosome 1, aHypRig1.pri, whole genome shotgun sequence contains these coding sequences:
- the LOC137519946 gene encoding uncharacterized protein isoform X2: MATASEDIIDLTALVATMSKAAPTLKTGGLQRLYEELRSHYTELDQIEDIVGLQGFLQTTVNNEIIYIPLRIKYSEEEEILAFLALPKHNRIDFICEVDAEVLKDIFESSISDLLPPTALMGPVLLKKKYSDIDISLLQHVHIPIYDEIEHSTMQTVYTFIRGLLENKLTANMRINPSTPLLHVPPATQAFTHRPADVLPTPLRPVNQPLLRRRLTPSMPALTPQQSVQSSWNTGGAMSDLKTRLDVCLKMMGPLHNKTPKELGQKIALHSGQLDLISRDLNIVDFTMLTQMLLPPGLLGPNETFSSWAGVSAAIQERASGQSGVVDLSTKAKEVLKTSGILSAVDIIVANTATPSQVLDFLCSIIEDSGVKGALTMRLGYGFTTEDVKLAMTNVWRSFRMPLVPEPKPDKNKQIKENSRLTTQKPPQSHQLQQRRNPPRQAHPFFNNRWRDDRRGSPNDFQSNWNRQPRRYQTERFDAHQPSDHWQRNNPGHSKPQFSGERPQQQRNTENIKNKKPQAPEDKKSNKRIQENTTTAPSHIKNGQKAPPGVPDSTWA; the protein is encoded by the coding sequence ATGGCTACTGCATCTGAAGATATAATAGATCTTACAGCACTAGTAGCAACTAtgtcaaaagcagcacctacactaAAAACAGGAGGGCTGCAACGATTATACGAAGAACTTAGATCACACTATACTGAACTAGACCAAATCGAAGATATTGTTGGATTACAAGGGTTTTTACAAACAACTGTGAATAATGAAATAATATATATACCACTCCGCATAAAATACTCTGAGGAAGAAGAAATCTTAGCTTTTCTTGCATTGCCAAAGCATAACAGGATAGATTTCATTTGTGAAGTGGATGCAGAAGTTCTTAAGGATATATTTGAAAGCAGTATATCAGACTTGCTGCCACCCACTGCTTTAATGGGACCTGTACTTCTGAAAAAGAAATATTCAGATATAGACATCTCATTGTTACAACATGTCCATATACCTATATATGATGAAATTGAGCATTCTACCATGCAAACAGTATATACTTTTATTCGTGGATTGCTGGAAAATAAGCTAACTGCAAATATGAGGATTAATCCTTCAACCCCACTTCTACATGTACCTCCTGCTACGCAAGCCTTTACACACAGACCTGCTGATGTTTTACCTACGCCTTTGCGGCCAGTCAATCAACCACTCTTAAGACGCAGATTGACACCATCTATGCCAGCCTTGACCCCACAACAGTCTGTACAAAGCTCATGGAACACAGGAGGTGCAATGAGTGATTTGAAAACGAGACTGGATGTATGTCTTAAAATGATGGGGCCACTGCATAATAAAACTCCAAAGGAACTGGGACAAAAAATAGCTTTGCACTCAGGACAGCTTGATTTAATTTCAAGAGACTTGAATATTGTTGACTTTACAATGCTCACACAAATGTTGTTACCACCAGGACTTTTGGGTCCCAATGAGACTTTTTCAAGTTGGGCTGGAGTATCGGCTGCAATTCAAGAACGGGCAAGCGGACAAAGTGGAGTTGTTGACTTATCTACTAAAGCTAAAGAAGTACTAAAGACATCAGGAATCTTATCAGCTGTGGATATCATTGTGGCTAATACTGCAACACCATCACAAGTTCTGGACTTTTTATGTTCAATAATTGAGGACAGTGGGGTGAAAGGAGCTCTCACTATGAGATTGGGCTATGGATTTACTACAGAGGATGTGAAGTTGGCAATGACTAACGTCTGGAGATCATTCCGCATGCCGCTGGTGCCAGAACCTAAACCGGACAAGAACAAACAGATAAAGGAAAACTCCAGACTCACAACTCAGAAACCACCACAATCACATCAACTGCAACAGAGAAGAAATCCACCTCGTCAGGCTCATCCCTTCTTCAATAATAGATGGCGTGATGATCGGCGAGGAAGTCCTAATGATTTCCAAAGCAACTGGAACAGACAACCGAGAAGGTACCAGACTGAAAGGTTTGATGCCCACCAACCGTCTGACCACTGGCAAAGGAACAATCCAGGACACAGCAAGCCTCAATTCTCAGGAGAGCGACCCCAACAGCAGCGAAATACAGAAAATATAAAGAATAAAAAGCCACAAGCTCCTGAAGACAAGAAGTCTAATAAAAGAATTCAGGAGAACACTACAACTGCTCCTTCCCACATCAAGAATGGACAAAAAGCACCACCTGGAGTTCCAGACAGCACCTGGGCTTGA